Within the Photobacterium swingsii genome, the region GCTCAGAGGGAGCTATCGGTAAGGTACGTAGAGGCACACCAGATAATGAGTTTCTTACCAAATCAGCAATCGCACTGTTACCGGCTAATTTAACTGCTAACGGGAATTGCTCGCTCAGTTGAACCGAACCTAATGATGAAGACACCACTAAAATAAAGCGCCCCGCATTGTATAATCCACGATCTTGAACCAAAGTGCGTAACAAACGGCGCTTCAAGAACAGGCTTGAATCCCATGTTAGGGTCGTGACGTTATCGAGCTGTACCTCACGAAGTAAAATACGCATATCAACAAACAAGGTAGAAAATAACGCATATAGCTTACGGGTATTCCAACCTTGGTATTCTTGCGGCATATCGCCGTTTAGCCCTTGCATCTCACCCGCAATTTGCAGGCACTGCAGATACACATCTTGTGGTGACGTTGTACCAACATCTAACCAATATTTCACCATAGGGAGCCAACGCCCTAGCGACTGCAACCATAGATAATCGCGCATTAAGGCTTGGTGACTTTTACTCGCTGATTCCACTTTGAGACGCTGTGAAATAGATCGCGCACGATACTGCATCTGTGCGTACAGTTCACTCACCCCTTCTTTGAGGTAATTCGATACGGTGAAATACAAAGCGGCAGGAATAAACGCCTGATTTAATTCAATTTCACCATCTGATTTATGCTCAGAAACATGCGCAATTGGGATCAAGGTGTAATCTTGAAGATCTTCACCTTCAAGTTTCAGCACTATGTTTAATTCAGCTAACTCAAGCTGTAACGCTTCGTTATTGCCACGGCTAGTATCAAACACATTATGATCAACACGGTGGTAACGGCGATTACGATCACTTTTTTCACCTACATTAACCACACCAGAGCGATAGATTGGCATAGCAAGATAGACAATCTTATCGATAGTGCCCGCTGGTATATCAAGTGCTAAACCATTACGAATATCAAACGGTGTACCATCTGGGAATATTCCTCTCGCATTCTTGATGCCGACTTTACCTATGTTAGTCATTGAGTGATCAAGGTTAAAATCCGCAAGGCCATAACGAGATGGATTCATCAACCCACAATAATCTTTCGTAAAACCTTCTAAATAACGTTCTTGTTGCTGAAAATGCTGGGGACTTAAAAACATCCCTTCAGACCAAACGACTTTATTCTTATCCATTATTTGTCCTCTAGATCCGTAACACTCACGTTAATACCGTCGATCATTACGTTTACTTCTATTTTTGAATCAGGTTCGATGGTCATAATGACTTTATTTTTTGCTTCTCGATAATTCGCAAATGCTGCTACCACACCTATATATTTCACTTCACTCATTTGTGGGATTTCCACCGTAAGCTTACCGTTTGGTAGTACGCTTCCCAGCTGACGTTTGGAGAGTAGATCGGCCTTTAGCGCACCTTGGTCATCGTTATATATGTCTAAGAAACTGGCTTGTTTAAATGCTTCACTATCCGCAAGTTGATAGATTCTTACCTCAAGTGGTGACGCAAGGCCGTCAATATTCGGGTTGATGTTATTAGCCGCGGTTACATGTGCGATCACTAGCGCTGGACTATCGTCTTTCCAAAACATCCAGCTACTGCAACCATTTAGCATTA harbors:
- the tssK gene encoding type VI secretion system baseplate subunit TssK, whose product is MDKNKVVWSEGMFLSPQHFQQQERYLEGFTKDYCGLMNPSRYGLADFNLDHSMTNIGKVGIKNARGIFPDGTPFDIRNGLALDIPAGTIDKIVYLAMPIYRSGVVNVGEKSDRNRRYHRVDHNVFDTSRGNNEALQLELAELNIVLKLEGEDLQDYTLIPIAHVSEHKSDGEIELNQAFIPAALYFTVSNYLKEGVSELYAQMQYRARSISQRLKVESASKSHQALMRDYLWLQSLGRWLPMVKYWLDVGTTSPQDVYLQCLQIAGEMQGLNGDMPQEYQGWNTRKLYALFSTLFVDMRILLREVQLDNVTTLTWDSSLFLKRRLLRTLVQDRGLYNAGRFILVVSSSLGSVQLSEQFPLAVKLAGNSAIADLVRNSLSGVPLRTLPIAPSELKLRTDAAYFELDTQSELWHELVQKDEPIALHVDSRIGDVDIEFYVIR
- the tssJ gene encoding type VI secretion system lipoprotein TssJ; this encodes MKRTLFIVSALLMLNGCSSWMFWKDDSPALVIAHVTAANNINPNIDGLASPLEVRIYQLADSEAFKQASFLDIYNDDQGALKADLLSKRQLGSVLPNGKLTVEIPQMSEVKYIGVVAAFANYREAKNKVIMTIEPDSKIEVNVMIDGINVSVTDLEDK